From Streptomyces griseorubiginosus, one genomic window encodes:
- a CDS encoding response regulator transcription factor translates to MDDTAQQPARGRVVLADDDILLREGLASLCERVGYQVAGQAGDAVRLLELVDEERPELAIVDIRMPPDHSTEGLKAARTIRERHPATGILVLSAFVEVEDALELLASGRKVGYLLKSRVTVVDEFIEALERIHRGGSVVDPSLVQELFSAQRRDDPLAHLSAREREVLALMAEGRSNAGIGRRLWVTEGTVEKHVRSILGKLALTEDTDDHRRVLAVLTFLESR, encoded by the coding sequence ATGGACGACACAGCGCAGCAGCCGGCACGGGGACGGGTCGTCCTCGCCGACGACGACATCCTGCTCAGGGAGGGGCTGGCCAGTCTGTGCGAGCGCGTCGGCTACCAGGTCGCCGGGCAGGCCGGAGACGCGGTCCGGCTGCTGGAACTGGTCGACGAGGAACGGCCCGAACTGGCGATCGTCGACATCAGGATGCCCCCGGACCACTCGACGGAGGGCCTCAAGGCGGCCCGCACGATCCGGGAACGCCACCCCGCCACGGGCATCCTCGTCCTGTCGGCGTTCGTCGAGGTCGAGGACGCGCTGGAGCTGCTGGCGAGCGGCCGCAAGGTCGGCTACCTGCTCAAGAGCCGGGTCACCGTCGTCGACGAGTTCATCGAGGCGCTGGAACGCATCCACCGGGGCGGCTCGGTCGTCGACCCCTCCCTGGTGCAGGAGCTGTTCTCCGCCCAGCGCCGTGACGACCCGCTCGCCCACCTCAGCGCCCGCGAGCGCGAGGTCCTCGCCCTCATGGCCGAGGGCCGCTCCAACGCGGGCATCGGCCGCCGCCTGTGGGTCACCGAGGGCACCGTCGAGAAGCACGTCCGCAGCATCCTCGGCAAACTCGCCCTCACCGAGGACACCGACGACCACCGCCGCGTCCTGGCGGTACTGACGTTCCTGGAGTCACGGTGA
- the uvrC gene encoding excinuclease ABC subunit UvrC — protein MADPSSYRPKPGEIPDTPGVYRFRDEHRRVIYVGKAKSLRQRLANYFQDLASLHPRTRTMVTTAASVEWTVVSTEVEALQLEYSWIKEFDPRFNVKYRDDKSYPYLAVTMNEEFPRVQVMRGQKRKGVRYFGPYGHAWAIRDTVDLLLRVFPVRTCSAGVFKNAARTGRPCLLGYIGKCSAPCVDRVSADEHRDLAEEFCDFMAGRTGTYIRRLEQQMADAAEEMEYERAARLRDDIGALRKAMEKSAVVLADATDADLIAVAEDELEAAVQIFHVRGGRVRGQRGWVTDKVEEITTGALVEHALQQLYGEEKGDSVPKEVLVPALPEPVEPVQEWLAERRGSGVSLRIPQRGDKKALMETVQRNAQQALVLHKTKRASDLTTRSRALEEIAEALDLDSAPLRIECYDISHLQGDDVVASMVVFEDGLQRKSEYRRFQIKGFAGQDDVRSMHEVISRRFRRYLAEKEKTGEWVDDTSEDGANGAADLKDEDGRPKKFAYPPQLVVVDGGRPQVAAAKKALDELGIDDIAVCGLAKRLEEVWLPDDEDPVVLPRTSEGLYLLQRVRDEAHRFAITYQRTKRAQRFRSSPLDDVPGLGDTRKQALLKHFGSLKKLRSATIDQICEVPGIGRKTAETIAVALAQAAPAAPAVNTATGEIMDEEEPGTTGSGGDPVTAGAPDERRGQET, from the coding sequence ATGGCCGACCCCTCCAGCTACCGCCCCAAACCAGGGGAGATCCCGGACACTCCCGGGGTGTACAGGTTCCGCGACGAGCACCGCCGGGTGATCTACGTCGGAAAGGCGAAAAGCCTCCGTCAGCGCCTGGCGAACTACTTCCAGGACCTGGCGAGCCTGCACCCCCGCACCCGCACCATGGTGACCACGGCCGCGTCCGTGGAGTGGACGGTGGTGTCCACGGAGGTCGAGGCGCTTCAGCTGGAGTACTCCTGGATCAAGGAGTTCGACCCCCGGTTCAACGTCAAGTACCGCGACGACAAGAGCTACCCGTACCTCGCCGTGACGATGAACGAGGAGTTCCCCCGCGTCCAGGTGATGCGCGGCCAGAAACGCAAGGGCGTGCGCTACTTCGGGCCGTACGGGCACGCGTGGGCGATCCGCGACACCGTCGACCTCCTGCTGCGCGTCTTCCCGGTCCGCACCTGCTCCGCCGGCGTCTTCAAGAACGCCGCCCGCACCGGCCGCCCCTGCCTCCTCGGCTACATCGGCAAGTGCTCCGCGCCCTGCGTCGACCGCGTCTCCGCCGACGAACACCGTGATCTCGCCGAGGAGTTCTGCGACTTCATGGCCGGCCGCACCGGCACCTACATCCGCCGTCTGGAGCAGCAGATGGCGGACGCGGCCGAGGAGATGGAGTACGAACGCGCGGCCCGGCTGCGCGACGACATCGGGGCCCTGCGCAAGGCCATGGAGAAGAGCGCGGTCGTGCTCGCCGACGCGACCGACGCCGACCTGATCGCGGTCGCCGAGGACGAGCTGGAGGCCGCAGTCCAGATCTTCCACGTCCGTGGCGGACGCGTGCGCGGACAGCGCGGCTGGGTCACCGACAAGGTCGAGGAGATCACCACCGGCGCCCTCGTCGAACACGCCCTCCAGCAGCTCTACGGCGAGGAGAAGGGCGACTCGGTCCCCAAGGAGGTCCTGGTCCCCGCTCTGCCCGAGCCGGTCGAGCCGGTCCAGGAGTGGCTCGCCGAGCGCCGCGGCTCGGGCGTCTCGCTGCGCATCCCGCAGCGCGGCGACAAGAAGGCCCTGATGGAGACCGTGCAGCGCAACGCCCAGCAGGCGCTCGTCCTCCACAAGACCAAGCGCGCCTCCGACCTCACCACGCGCTCGCGTGCCCTGGAGGAGATCGCCGAGGCCCTCGACCTGGACAGCGCCCCGCTCAGGATCGAGTGCTACGACATCTCCCACCTCCAGGGCGACGACGTGGTCGCGTCCATGGTCGTCTTCGAGGACGGCCTCCAGCGCAAGAGCGAGTACCGGCGCTTCCAGATCAAGGGATTCGCAGGTCAGGACGATGTCCGCTCCATGCACGAGGTGATCTCCCGCCGGTTCCGCCGCTATCTCGCCGAGAAGGAGAAGACCGGCGAGTGGGTCGACGACACCTCGGAGGACGGCGCGAACGGAGCGGCCGACCTCAAGGACGAGGACGGCCGCCCCAAGAAGTTCGCCTACCCGCCCCAGCTCGTCGTCGTCGACGGCGGCCGGCCCCAGGTCGCCGCCGCGAAGAAGGCCCTGGACGAGCTCGGCATCGACGACATCGCCGTCTGCGGTCTCGCCAAGCGCCTGGAGGAGGTGTGGCTGCCCGACGACGAGGACCCGGTCGTGCTGCCCCGCACCAGCGAAGGCCTGTACCTTCTCCAGCGGGTCCGTGACGAGGCCCACCGCTTCGCCATCACCTACCAGCGCACCAAGCGGGCCCAGCGCTTCCGGTCGAGCCCGCTCGACGACGTCCCCGGCCTCGGGGACACGCGCAAGCAGGCCCTGCTGAAACATTTCGGGTCCTTGAAGAAACTACGATCCGCCACCATCGACCAGATCTGCGAGGTCCCCGGCATAGGCCGCAAGACGGCCGAGACGATCGCCGTGGCCCTCGCCCAGGCGGCCCCGGCCGCGCCCGCCGTCAACACGGCGACTGGAGAGATCATGGATGAGGAGGAACCCGGCACCACGGGTTCCGGTGGGGACCCCGTGACGGCGGGTGCCCCGGACGAACGACGGGGGCAGGAGACATGA
- the rapZ gene encoding RNase adapter RapZ, translated as MNVNEHEEPQDQSGDDTQVSTGAPHDTSGVPEAAIPELVIISGMSGAGRSTAAKCLEDLGWFVVDNLPPALIPTMVELGARSQGNVARIAVVVDVRGRRFFDNLRESLADLEAKHVTRRIVFLESSDEALVRRFESVRRPHPLQGDGRIVDGIDAERELLRELRGDADLVIDTSSLNVHELRAKMDAQFAGEEEPELRATVMSFGFKYGLPVDADLVADMRFLPNPHWVPELRPYTGLNEEVSAYVFNQPGAKEFLDRYAELLRLIAAGYRREGKRYVTIAIGCTGGKHRSVATSEKLAARLAAEGVETVVVHRDMGRE; from the coding sequence ATGAATGTGAACGAGCACGAAGAACCACAGGACCAGAGCGGAGACGACACCCAGGTGAGCACGGGCGCACCCCACGACACCTCCGGAGTCCCGGAGGCGGCCATCCCCGAGCTGGTGATCATCTCCGGCATGTCCGGAGCCGGCCGCTCGACCGCCGCCAAGTGTCTGGAGGACCTCGGCTGGTTCGTCGTCGACAACCTCCCGCCCGCGCTGATCCCCACCATGGTGGAGCTCGGCGCCCGGTCCCAGGGCAATGTCGCCAGGATCGCCGTGGTCGTCGACGTCCGCGGCCGGCGCTTCTTCGACAACCTCCGCGAGTCCCTCGCCGACCTGGAGGCCAAGCACGTCACCCGGCGCATCGTCTTCCTGGAGTCCTCCGACGAGGCCCTGGTGCGCCGCTTCGAGTCCGTGCGCCGCCCGCACCCCCTCCAGGGCGACGGCCGCATCGTCGACGGCATCGACGCCGAGCGCGAGCTCCTGCGCGAGCTGCGCGGCGACGCCGACCTGGTCATCGACACCTCCAGCCTCAACGTCCACGAACTGCGCGCCAAGATGGACGCCCAGTTCGCCGGCGAGGAAGAGCCCGAACTCCGCGCCACCGTCATGTCGTTCGGCTTCAAGTACGGCCTCCCGGTCGACGCCGACCTCGTCGCGGACATGCGGTTCCTGCCCAACCCGCACTGGGTCCCGGAGCTGCGGCCCTACACCGGACTCAACGAGGAGGTGTCGGCGTACGTCTTCAACCAGCCCGGCGCCAAGGAGTTCCTCGACCGCTACGCCGAGCTGCTGCGCCTGATCGCGGCCGGCTACCGCCGGGAGGGCAAGCGGTACGTGACGATCGCCATCGGCTGCACCGGCGGCAAGCACCGCTCGGTCGCCACCTCGGAGAAGCTCGCCGCGCGCCTCGCGGCCGAGGGTGTGGAGACGGTGGTCGTACACCGGGACATGGGACGGGAATGA
- a CDS encoding gluconeogenesis factor YvcK family protein, translated as MTARTPRLSMLRRVVPEGRATRPVEARGARPRRRGAQPKVVALGGGMGLSASLAALRRITGDLTAVVTVADDGGSSGRLRDELGVLPPGDLRKALAALCGDDDWGQTWARVIQHRFQSKGDLHEHAVGNLLIVALWEQLGDHVQALDLVGRLLGAHGRVLPMSAVPLELQALVKGHDPERPEDVDTVRGQATVALTPGEVQSVHVVPHDPPAVPEAVEAVRDADWVVLGPGSWFSSVIPHLLVPELLDALTQTKARRVLSLNLAPQPGETDGFSPQRHLEVLGRHAPKLALDVVLADQAAVPDRDSLTDAAKRFGAAVELAPVARPDGTPRHDPELLAAAYDRIFRMHGRIGPWR; from the coding sequence ATGACCGCACGTACTCCGCGGCTGAGCATGCTGCGCCGGGTCGTGCCCGAAGGGCGTGCGACCCGGCCCGTCGAGGCCCGCGGCGCGCGGCCCCGGCGGCGCGGTGCCCAGCCCAAGGTGGTGGCGCTCGGCGGCGGCATGGGCCTGTCCGCCTCGCTCGCCGCCCTGCGCCGGATCACCGGCGACCTCACCGCCGTCGTCACCGTGGCCGACGACGGCGGCTCCAGCGGGCGCCTGCGCGACGAGCTGGGCGTCCTGCCGCCCGGCGACCTGCGCAAGGCGCTGGCCGCGCTGTGCGGCGACGACGACTGGGGCCAGACCTGGGCCCGGGTCATCCAGCACCGCTTCCAGTCCAAGGGTGACCTGCACGAACACGCGGTCGGCAACCTGCTGATCGTGGCCCTGTGGGAGCAGCTCGGCGACCATGTCCAGGCCCTCGACCTGGTCGGCAGGCTCCTGGGCGCCCATGGCCGGGTGCTGCCCATGTCCGCCGTACCCCTGGAGCTCCAGGCGTTGGTCAAGGGGCACGACCCGGAGCGGCCCGAGGACGTGGACACCGTACGGGGGCAGGCGACCGTGGCCCTGACCCCGGGCGAGGTGCAGTCGGTGCACGTGGTGCCGCACGACCCGCCGGCGGTGCCCGAGGCGGTGGAGGCGGTCCGGGACGCGGACTGGGTGGTCCTCGGCCCCGGCTCGTGGTTCTCCTCGGTCATCCCGCACCTGCTCGTGCCCGAACTCCTGGACGCGCTCACCCAGACGAAGGCGCGCCGGGTACTCTCCCTGAACCTCGCCCCGCAGCCGGGAGAAACGGATGGCTTCTCCCCGCAGCGTCATTTGGAGGTTTTGGGACGACACGCCCCTAAACTCGCCCTGGACGTGGTGCTGGCCGACCAGGCCGCCGTGCCCGACCGCGACTCCCTGACCGATGCCGCCAAGCGGTTCGGCGCCGCGGTCGAGCTGGCTCCGGTGGCCCGGCCCGACGGAACCCCGAGGCACGACCCGGAGCTGTTGGCCGCCGCGTACGACCGTATTTTTCGGATGCATGGAAGGATCGGCCCATGGCGATGA
- the whiA gene encoding DNA-binding protein WhiA, with protein sequence MAMTAAVKDEISRLPVTRTCCRKAEVSAVLRFAGGLHLVSGRIVIEAELDTAMAARRLKRDILEIFGHSSELIVMAPGGLRRGSRYVVRVVAGGDQLARQTGLVDGRGRPIRGLPPQVVSGATCDAEAAWRGAFLAHGSLTEPGRSSSLEVTCPGPEAALALVGAARRLSIAAKAREVRGVDRVVVRDGDAIGALLTRLGAHESVLAWEERRMRREVRATANRLANFDDANLRRSARAAVAAGARVQRALEILADDVPEHLAAAGRLRMEHKQASLEELGALADPPLTKDAVAGRIRRLLAMADKRASDLGIPGTESSITEEMADNLVG encoded by the coding sequence ATGGCGATGACGGCAGCGGTGAAGGACGAGATCTCCCGGCTCCCCGTCACCCGGACCTGCTGCAGAAAGGCGGAGGTCTCCGCCGTCCTGCGGTTCGCCGGCGGCCTCCACCTGGTGAGCGGGCGCATTGTGATCGAGGCCGAGCTGGACACCGCGATGGCGGCCCGCCGGCTCAAGCGGGACATCCTGGAGATCTTCGGCCACTCCTCCGAGCTGATCGTGATGGCACCCGGAGGGCTGCGCCGCGGCTCGCGGTACGTCGTGCGGGTCGTCGCCGGCGGTGACCAGCTGGCCCGGCAGACCGGCCTGGTCGACGGCCGCGGCCGGCCGATCCGGGGGCTGCCCCCGCAGGTCGTCTCCGGTGCCACCTGTGACGCCGAGGCCGCCTGGCGTGGCGCCTTCCTGGCGCACGGCTCGCTGACCGAGCCCGGCCGCTCCTCCTCCCTGGAGGTGACCTGCCCGGGCCCGGAGGCCGCGCTCGCGCTGGTCGGTGCCGCCCGCCGGCTGTCGATCGCCGCCAAGGCCCGTGAGGTCCGCGGGGTCGACCGCGTGGTCGTCCGCGACGGCGACGCGATCGGCGCGCTGCTCACCCGCCTCGGCGCCCACGAGTCGGTGCTCGCCTGGGAGGAGCGCCGGATGCGCCGCGAGGTGCGGGCCACGGCGAACCGTCTGGCCAACTTCGACGACGCCAACCTCCGCCGCTCCGCGCGCGCGGCCGTCGCCGCCGGAGCCCGGGTCCAGCGGGCCCTGGAGATCCTCGCCGACGACGTGCCCGAGCACCTCGCCGCGGCCGGCCGGCTGCGCATGGAGCACAAGCAGGCCTCCCTGGAGGAGCTGGGGGCGCTCGCCGACCCGCCGCTGACCAAGGACGCGGTCGCCGGCCGTATCCGCAGGCTCCTCGCGATGGCCGACAAGCGCGCCTCCGACCTCGGTATCCCGGGCACGGAGTCCAGCATCACCGAGGAGATGGCCGACAACCTGGTCGGCTGA